One Erythrobacter sp. SDW2 genomic region harbors:
- a CDS encoding XrtA/PEP-CTERM system exopolysaccharide export protein, which yields MASSAMAALALSGCVGGGGGQELPPANFVALQEGPSQEYVIGPLDELSINVWRNPELSADKIQVRPDGRISIPLVTDMPAVGKTPAMLQEDIRLHLSQYIEQPIVSVIVTKFAGTFSQQVRVIGATAQPASINYRANMTVLDAMIAVGGLSEFAAGNRAKLIRRDPRSGRQVEYSLRLSDLLKKGDSKANVLLAPGDVIIIPESQF from the coding sequence ATGGCAAGCAGTGCCATGGCGGCGCTCGCGCTCAGCGGCTGCGTCGGTGGCGGCGGCGGACAGGAACTGCCGCCTGCCAACTTCGTCGCGCTACAGGAAGGCCCGAGCCAGGAATATGTCATCGGCCCGCTCGACGAACTGTCGATCAACGTCTGGCGCAATCCCGAACTGAGCGCCGACAAGATCCAGGTTCGCCCCGATGGGCGCATCTCCATCCCGCTGGTCACCGACATGCCCGCCGTAGGCAAGACCCCGGCGATGTTGCAGGAGGATATCCGCCTGCACCTCAGCCAGTATATCGAGCAGCCGATCGTCTCGGTCATCGTGACCAAGTTTGCCGGCACCTTCAGCCAGCAGGTCCGCGTCATCGGGGCGACTGCACAGCCGGCCTCGATCAACTACCGCGCCAACATGACCGTGCTCGACGCGATGATCGCGGTCGGCGGCCTCAGCGAATTCGCCGCCGGCAACCGGGCCAAGCTGATCCGCCGCGATCCGCGCAGCGGGCGCCAGGTCGAGTATTCGCTCCGCCTCAGCGACCTGCTGAAAAAGGGCGACAGCAAGGCGAACGTCCTGCTCGCTCCGGGCGACGTGATCATCATTCCCGAGAGCCAATTCTAA
- a CDS encoding acyl carrier protein: MSRAKIDAALRSVLCDVLGLDPEDVEEFDNDTGLFGHLPELDSMAVAGLLTELEDRLEILIEDDDVDGEMLETYGGLLAFAEAKVIAG, from the coding sequence ATGAGCCGGGCCAAGATCGACGCGGCGCTGCGATCGGTGCTCTGCGACGTGCTGGGCCTCGATCCCGAAGATGTCGAGGAATTCGACAACGACACCGGCCTGTTCGGCCATCTGCCCGAACTCGATTCCATGGCGGTCGCCGGTCTGCTGACCGAGCTGGAGGACCGGCTCGAGATCCTGATCGAGGACGACGATGTCGACGGCGAGATGCTGGAGACCTATGGCGGCCTGCTCGCCTTTGCCGAAGCCAAAGTTATCGCGGGCTGA
- a CDS encoding GNAT family N-acetyltransferase, protein MTAIAASYHDRVNVLQGTNALAASPFDRPEWFALLAEQSPPLVALASDGQHSAALALTRANGRIEPLRHWYSFTWRQLAPEGPDGDRLLAAIARDLRRQSHRVTLSPVPDEDGSATRLETAFREAGWLVHREQCDFNHVLPVNGRSFAEYWNSRDGRMRTTLKRKAKKVEVELLTRFDPPAWAAYEEIYSHSWKPAEDTPDILRRFAEAEGEAGRIRLAIARHAGQPVAAQFWTVENGTAYIHKLAHLEEMKHLSAGTTLSAALFEHVIDIDKVELVDFGTGNDRYKADWMEQVRPRFLIDCLDPVQPKALPALSKRILTRLARKASQS, encoded by the coding sequence GTGACTGCGATTGCTGCCAGCTATCACGACAGGGTTAACGTCTTGCAAGGGACGAATGCGCTGGCCGCATCGCCTTTCGACCGGCCCGAGTGGTTCGCGCTGCTCGCCGAGCAGTCGCCGCCGCTGGTCGCGCTGGCGAGCGACGGGCAGCACAGCGCCGCGCTTGCGCTGACCCGCGCCAATGGCCGGATCGAGCCGCTGCGGCACTGGTACAGCTTCACCTGGCGCCAGCTCGCGCCCGAGGGTCCGGACGGTGACCGCCTGCTCGCCGCGATCGCCCGCGACCTGCGCCGCCAGTCGCACCGGGTGACGCTCTCGCCCGTGCCGGACGAGGATGGCTCGGCCACGAGGCTCGAGACCGCGTTCCGTGAGGCAGGATGGTTGGTCCATCGCGAGCAATGCGACTTCAACCATGTGCTTCCGGTCAACGGTCGCAGCTTCGCCGAGTATTGGAACAGCCGCGACGGGCGCATGCGCACGACGCTGAAGCGCAAAGCCAAGAAGGTCGAAGTCGAGCTTCTGACCCGTTTCGATCCGCCAGCCTGGGCGGCCTATGAGGAAATCTACAGCCACAGCTGGAAACCGGCCGAGGACACGCCGGACATCCTGCGCCGCTTTGCGGAGGCGGAAGGCGAAGCGGGCCGCATCCGCCTCGCCATCGCACGGCACGCTGGGCAACCCGTTGCCGCACAATTCTGGACCGTGGAGAACGGCACGGCCTATATCCATAAACTCGCGCATCTGGAGGAAATGAAGCACCTATCGGCTGGTACCACGTTGAGCGCCGCATTGTTCGAGCATGTGATCGACATCGACAAGGTCGAGCTGGTCGACTTCGGCACCGGCAACGATCGCTACAAGGCCGACTGGATGGAGCAGGTGCGCCCGCGCTTCCTGATCGACTGCCTCGACCCGGTCCAGCCCAAGGCGCTTCCTGCCCTCAGCAAGCGGATCCTTACCCGGCTTGCGCGCAAAGCCTCGCAAAGCTAG
- a CDS encoding acyl-CoA ligase (AMP-forming), exosortase A system-associated — protein sequence MSHTPDPTPRPLDHLAECGKGDAPALVLRGETLSYEDLRTRVAELASWLKAQAPDEGARIASWSAKGALTCLLPLACARAGLVHVPVNPLLKRAQVAHILADSGSVMLLGTAARLKTLEDGDVPADCAMLDEATVWQAVTAQDGALGPSRQNPDNLAAILYTSGSTGRPKGVMLSHANMWLGAVSVSNYLGLEADDVTLAVLPLSFDYGQNQLFSTWYAGGSVVPLDYLFPKDVVKACATHGITTLAAVPPLWVQLTEIEWPAEAVSPMRRLTNSGGALTEELVRELRSIFAQAKLFPMYGLTEAFRSTYLDPSLVDSHPTSMGKAIPFAEILVIDDQGEVAEVGEEGELVHCGPLVAQGYWRDPVRTGERFKPAPEVSEYGGMAVWSGDRVKRDINGLLYFVGRRDAMIKSAGNRISPQEIEDAARATGLVAEAVALGVKDERLGHAVHLVVRALAGAVDPKDNLPKALAKELPNFMQPHVIHWRTVLPLNPNGKLDRTAIAREIGA from the coding sequence ATGTCTCACACGCCCGACCCGACGCCCAGGCCGCTCGATCACCTTGCCGAATGCGGCAAGGGCGATGCCCCGGCGCTGGTCCTGCGCGGGGAGACTCTTAGCTACGAGGACTTAAGAACCCGTGTCGCTGAACTGGCTTCATGGCTGAAGGCTCAGGCTCCTGACGAAGGTGCGCGAATCGCCAGCTGGTCGGCCAAGGGCGCGCTGACCTGCCTGCTGCCGCTCGCCTGCGCCCGGGCCGGGCTGGTCCATGTGCCGGTCAACCCGCTGCTCAAGCGGGCCCAGGTGGCGCATATTCTGGCCGACAGCGGATCGGTGATGTTGCTGGGAACGGCGGCGCGGCTCAAGACGCTGGAAGACGGCGATGTTCCCGCGGACTGCGCGATGCTGGACGAAGCGACGGTATGGCAGGCGGTCACTGCCCAGGACGGGGCGCTTGGCCCCTCGCGGCAGAATCCCGATAATCTCGCAGCGATTCTCTACACCAGCGGCTCGACGGGACGGCCCAAGGGGGTGATGCTGAGCCACGCCAACATGTGGCTCGGCGCGGTTTCCGTGAGCAATTACCTTGGGTTGGAGGCCGACGACGTGACGCTGGCGGTGCTGCCGCTCAGCTTCGACTATGGCCAGAACCAGCTATTTTCGACCTGGTATGCGGGCGGCAGCGTGGTCCCGCTCGATTACCTGTTTCCGAAAGATGTGGTGAAGGCCTGTGCCACCCACGGGATCACCACATTGGCTGCGGTTCCGCCGCTGTGGGTCCAGTTGACCGAGATCGAATGGCCTGCCGAAGCGGTCTCACCGATGCGGCGGCTGACCAATTCCGGCGGCGCGCTGACCGAAGAACTGGTGCGAGAGTTGCGTTCTATCTTCGCGCAAGCAAAGCTTTTTCCGATGTATGGACTGACCGAGGCGTTCCGTTCGACCTATCTCGACCCGTCACTGGTCGACAGCCACCCGACCTCGATGGGCAAGGCCATTCCCTTCGCGGAAATCCTTGTCATCGACGATCAGGGTGAGGTCGCCGAAGTCGGCGAGGAAGGCGAACTGGTCCACTGCGGCCCACTGGTGGCGCAAGGCTATTGGCGGGATCCGGTGCGGACTGGCGAACGCTTCAAACCCGCACCCGAGGTGTCCGAATATGGCGGCATGGCAGTGTGGTCCGGTGACCGGGTAAAGCGCGATATCAATGGTTTGCTGTACTTTGTCGGCCGTCGCGATGCGATGATCAAGAGCGCCGGCAACCGCATCAGTCCGCAGGAAATCGAGGATGCGGCCCGCGCCACGGGGCTGGTCGCGGAAGCAGTCGCGCTCGGGGTCAAGGACGAGCGGCTCGGCCATGCGGTGCACCTGGTGGTGCGGGCCCTGGCTGGCGCAGTCGATCCGAAAGACAATCTTCCCAAGGCTTTGGCGAAGGAACTTCCGAATTTCATGCAACCGCATGTGATCCATTGGCGAACGGTTCTGCCGCTCAATCCGAACGGCAAACTTGACCGTACCGCTATCGCACGCGAGATCGGGGCATGA
- a CDS encoding pyridoxal-dependent decarboxylase, exosortase A system-associated — protein MSDKAPGKPLGPIPAGFDTIGGQLAIGGKTAAQLVQQAGGTPLFVYSREIIAATMARLRAAMPARLHINYAIKANSHPDVLRFMADLVDGYDIASGGELEKIMAAGIDASRVSFAGPGKRDWELGSAISAGVTLNLESEGEAERALAIGERLGVTPHLAIRVNPSFDMKGSGMKMGGGAKPFGVDAERVPALGRRIIAAGADWRGLHIYTGSQALSADAIVETQANVLDLADQIASEIGQPLPKLNMGGGFGIPYFHGDEPLDIAAIGAALEERFGDLPASLKDAHLCIELGRYLVGLAGVYLCRIVDRKVSHDEVFLVTDGGLHHQLAASGNFGTVVRRNYPAAIATRFDTPADEVQNVVGCLCTPLDKLSDKGFLPHAEVGDLVAIFCAGAYGASASPAQFLGQGPALEVLV, from the coding sequence ATGAGCGACAAGGCCCCTGGCAAGCCTCTTGGACCCATCCCCGCAGGCTTCGATACCATAGGCGGGCAGCTCGCCATCGGAGGAAAAACCGCCGCACAATTGGTTCAACAGGCCGGCGGCACTCCCCTGTTCGTCTATTCGCGCGAGATCATCGCCGCGACCATGGCGCGGCTGCGCGCGGCCATGCCGGCGCGGCTCCATATCAACTATGCGATCAAGGCCAATTCGCATCCTGATGTGCTGCGCTTCATGGCCGACCTGGTCGATGGCTATGACATCGCATCGGGCGGCGAGCTCGAGAAGATCATGGCCGCCGGGATCGATGCCTCGCGGGTCAGCTTTGCCGGACCCGGGAAGCGCGACTGGGAACTGGGATCCGCCATTTCAGCGGGTGTCACGCTGAACCTCGAATCCGAAGGCGAGGCGGAGCGTGCTTTGGCAATCGGCGAGCGGCTGGGCGTCACTCCGCACCTCGCGATCCGCGTCAATCCGAGCTTCGACATGAAGGGTTCGGGCATGAAGATGGGCGGCGGGGCCAAACCCTTCGGCGTCGATGCCGAACGGGTCCCGGCGCTGGGCCGCCGGATCATCGCAGCCGGGGCCGACTGGCGCGGCCTGCATATTTACACCGGCAGCCAGGCTCTGTCGGCCGATGCGATCGTCGAGACGCAGGCCAATGTGCTCGACCTGGCGGACCAGATCGCCAGCGAGATCGGGCAGCCACTGCCCAAGCTCAACATGGGCGGCGGCTTCGGCATTCCCTATTTCCACGGCGACGAACCGCTCGATATCGCTGCCATCGGCGCAGCGCTGGAGGAACGGTTTGGCGACCTTCCGGCCTCGCTCAAGGATGCGCATCTGTGCATCGAGCTTGGCCGCTATCTCGTCGGCCTCGCTGGCGTTTACCTGTGCCGGATCGTCGATCGCAAGGTCAGCCATGACGAGGTATTCCTGGTCACCGATGGCGGTCTGCACCACCAGCTGGCTGCTTCGGGCAACTTCGGCACGGTGGTCCGTCGCAACTATCCGGCAGCCATAGCAACCCGATTCGATACGCCCGCCGACGAGGTCCAGAACGTCGTCGGATGCCTTTGCACCCCGCTCGACAAGCTTTCGGACAAGGGTTTTCTTCCGCATGCAGAAGTGGGCGATCTCGTGGCCATTTTCTGCGCCGGGGCCTACGGGGCGAGCGCATCGCCTGCACAATTCCTCGGCCAGGGACCGGCGCTGGAAGTGCTGGTTTAA